The window AATGCTTCTCTCCAGTACATATAAAGCATTCAGAGTCAATAATCATACTTTACCAGCCGTGACTGTGTGCCAAGCTTTGGATCTCTAAGTGTGATCAGCATCAGGCTGCAGTAACAGCACTGAGCCGTGGCTgtgatattattatatattatatcattacattattattgCTCATGCATTatataaaagcaggattttactgcaCTTCCCAGATTTCTCCCACAGCTTTCCGCCAAACCTCCTGAACAGACTTTGTCTCAgttttgatgaaaatgtgttaCATAAATAAGTAAACAGCTTCCTTCATTAGTAAATATGATCCATAGTAAATCATTGATTAGCATAATTTCATAGAATCAACATTCTGAACACctcatattcatatttcaaGTGATTACAGCTTCTTTATGTTCgtcattaatgtttttttttagacacCAGTTAGATGTTTTATAATTGTGAACACATCAAGGCGTCCTCATCTCTGCTCACTGCGCTACGACCCAGTAATTGTTCATATACTGTTACCTGTTTTGGACATTAAAAGCCATCATATTATATAAGCCAATATCATCAGACTGACCCGGAGCATTCAGGACTAATCCTGCTGGGATCGTATTAGGGGTCCAGATAAGTAATGTTGCATTTCAGGGTCATACAGAGTGATTTACAGCCGCTGAAATCAGCCAGACAAGACCGACACTAATCATTCGGTGTGTTGATGGGGAAGGGGTGTGTGAGTAAGGAGAGAGCCGtgagggagggggtggggggttagACACCCTGAAGCGCGGCAGTGCGTTTTGGTGCGGTGATGTTCTCCGGAGCGCGCGGCATCGCGGTGCGTAAAGACCGTTCCGCCGCAGAAAATGAGGGAACTGCGCGTTTTCCATTTACTCAAGCGCTGCCCCTCAACCTCCCAGAGAGGAATCTGCTCCAGTAACAGGACACGCATCTATTTTTAACATCCAACCCACCAAACAAGCCGACGCACTGAAGATGGACTCTCTGTACGACGCCACGGATTTTAACGGCACTAACGGGACAAACGCGTCCGCGAACTGCAGCGACGGCTTCAACCAGTTCATCCAGCCGGTGTGGCAGATCACGCTCTGGGCTGTGGCGTACTGCAGCATCGTCGCGGTGTCTGTGGTGGGTAACATGGTGGTCATCTGGATTATCCTGGCGCACAAACGCATGAGGACCGTCACCAATTACTTTCTGGTAAGTTCAGCGTGTTGACTGTAGCGTTAAGTCAGGAGTGTTGAAGTCAGGTTCTGCTCGGTTTTCTTGATCAAACTTTTGAACTCTCTGTTGAGATTCTGTAATTTGCGTCTCCACAAAAAAGGACTGAAATGGAACCATCGCGTCATTTTAATTAATCACCTGCAAACCTCCATCAACTTACTATGACAGCAAATCTGTGAGCTGAAGATGCCCTCAAACACAAATCCATGACTGTCAGTACAGAGAGGAGGATACTGCATCAGTGTACATCCAACAAATACCTCACAGGAAGTACTAATGCAGCCATTCCACCTCTCCACTCCTGCAATGAAAAGCTCTTTTCAGCACTTTGCACAGAGTCACTGAAGGGTTTTAACACTTACATGCTCTTAAAGTAAGAAAGTAAACATCATCTCAAATTAAAGAAGTCTTTCATGTTGACTTTATTCCAGTAAGATTCAGCTCATTGATCTCTGTAAACGCACTCATTTCTCAGTTAATCTTGCGTCTATTGATGAATAATGGGTTTGGAAAATGTCAGATGATCTCTTcttattgcttgttttgttcagcCAACtgaaatccaaagatattcacttcactttcattaaaaaagtatcaaatgatcacatttgaGGAGCATTTCATCTGACAGATGACATtctctgattgattgattaatggACGAAGTCACTCAGTTTTCCCTCTCAGTCGGCCTCAGACGTGCTCATTCAGATCAGTTTTTGCACACGATAATACAACATGTTTAATTTGAAGTTCCCTGATTTAAAACCTTTGCAGAAAAGGACGCAAATCCAATGAAACCATAAATATTAGGAAACCAATCAAAGTGAAATCAATGTTCTTTGGCtcataaacacactgactggGACTGGAAATGAGATGGATCTGGAACTGAATGCTTGCTGTTGGTCAAGATAAGCACCTGTCACTCCTGTGAAGGGGCATGTGTGCCCTGAAATATGTCTCCCAggcatttcttcctcctcacaaAAGTCTTCAAAAGCACTGAATTCAGTTTCCTCCAGAAAAGGTCTTCAGCAGTATAAAAAAGTCTGACATTTAATTTACAAAACCTTTGATTTTTTTGGGGTTAtacaatgtttgtgtgtgtggctgcaggctgCTGGGAGACGTTTTCCTTCTGTAAACTAAAACTAGGATGACTGTGACAGTGGATTGTGCTGCAGGAGACAGTTTAGTCAGCGCCATCATTTCTACAGAAAACACTTCATACACAGCGAATACTGCAGCTGCACCAGCTTCTCTTAGTGGGCAAGAGTCAAAAATGGATAAAACtctaattaattaatcattttaatttagCTAATCACCCATCCAGTTTCTGCTGCCACTTTGCATAAATACAAGTAATTAAATAATCAGGAATTATTGTTATATACTGCTGATAAGtaccaaaaaaaacccaaaaacatttaattctGCACCATGTTGTTGTCACAAGTTTTCTATCACATGTTCACACTTCAGCCAGTATCATCAAACAGGTGCTGCTCTATGTGGTATTAAAAAGTCTTCCATTTAACCTGCAGAAACCCTGGTTAAGATCATTATCAATGCGgctgatcattttctccatgaatcGATCGATCGTTTGTTTGGAAAATACTGAGAAATGTGCTCacaatgagcccaaagtgacgccttcacagtgtttgtttagtccaaagctccacattattacaaacacattcaagTCATTCAGATCACTCAGAGGAAATGATCTTGTACATACTGTTGCTGTAATTTAATTTAGACTCGAACACCATGTTTTACAAGCTCTTCATATGTTTTGAATGCTGAAACTTGTTCAGCTCTGCTTGCCATGTGCTGTGTCTCTCCTGCAGGTGAACCTGGCCTTTGCAGAGGCCGGCATGTCAGCCTTCAATACAGTGATCAACTTCACCTACGCTGTCCACAACGTGTGGTACTTTGGTTTGGTTTACTGCCGCTTCCACAACTTCTTCCCCATTGCCGCCATATTTGCCAGCATTTACTCCATGACGGCCATAGCTCTGGACAGGTGTGTGCtacatgctaacaagctaacatgctcacgATGACCGTGCTAACGTGGTTATGCTTTGGAGGcgtaatgtttaccatgttgtTCGCCATCACCGTTTAGCATGTTTGAacgctaacatttgctaataaaTACATCATCATCGCTTCCACTCATGAAATTTGTTAACGGAAGAAAGTTGAAACTATAGACAAACAGAATCATCGGaatcatataaaacaaatcTTCTTTTGAAGTCTGAAAATAAACGTGTCAGGTGGctgcaaaataacagaaaacatgatTTACTCACACAGAAGTCCTTTACTGTTCTAACTGCCCACCCGTGGGCCACAGGAGCATTTCTTGCCACTAATTGTTCTTCCTGTGTATTGACACAAACGCCTCTTTCACGCTCATACTGATATTATACACTGTTAGACAGCCAAGATTCTCGTGACTTGACTGCTGCAAATCATTgcaagatacaatcacaacagggGGTACAACAAACGCTAACATTAGACAACCATTTTAAAATTAAGGCAACTCACCGATGACGTCTCTCATTGATCCACAGATCGATAACTCTCCAATTAAAATTGTCTGGAAACATCCACAAAGTTCCAGAAGATCCACTACAGTAAagatatttagtccaaaacatgataataatccatAGAGAGatgttttcctctttaaaaCTAGGAGGCAACAACTTCAAGAAACTTACAAACAAGCGTGTCTCCAGTTCGTCTGTGTCTGAGTCCGTTTTGACACCTCGGCCAACCACGACCTGCCATATAAAGCCGATATGCCACTTCAGTGGGTTATTGATAAATAAGAATATAGATGccagcattttttatttttgtttgaagttAATGGGCTCAAACATGCAAACCAAACAGAATATATTTCGACAGTTAAGTCAAATAAATGTTCACCTCTGCGTCTGTTTGTCAGATACATGGCGATCATCCACCCCCTGAAGCAGAGGCTGACGTCCACAGAGACCCGGGTGGTGATCGGTGTCATCTGGCTGCTGGCTCTGCTTCTCGCCTTCCCTCAGTACTACTACTCATCCATTGCCCAGCTGCCCGGACGCACAGTCTGCTATATCGACTGGCCCGAATACTCCATCGTAGAGTTCAAGAAGATGTGAGTACCTGAGaggaacagagcagaacaggagGCCTCTGTAAACGTGGACCAGCAGAAGGCAAAGATGCTGGTTCCTCTCAACACTTCAGCTACTGAAGCTTTAAAGTTCAATGACAGTGACAGAAGACTGATGAAACTCTGCAGTGATTGATTTCTTGGCCatttgggggcagcagaaacaagctcaCAGGTTACTGTGGCTGATGTGTTAGCAAATTAGCTaatttatttacacattcagtGGAAGTAAAGCGTGGACATACAGccacattagcattaatttggagtgtttctggtcacctgatgaagtccagtattttcttttttagcttTGTTCTGGTGTCCACAAACCTCACTGGAAACAAGGCTGAAACTTACAAGTCATAAAACAAAACGacgagctgaaagacgctaaaaaGCTTCAGCATCACCTTCCCTGCTACATCGAGAGAGCTTTAACTGTGTAGCTGGAGTTAGGatgtggttagcttagcttattaaaaacactggaagcagaggaaacagctagctgcgttcagaaacacacagcaccTCTAAATGTCTCTGATGAACAcgctgtgtttcatttttaatccggacacaaacagaaatgtgcttttggTTTGCTTTGACTGATCTGCATGTGCTGGAAACATTCCCCGGCAACTACAGATGGATCAACTGTTGTTTGTCAACAAATACAGGAAGTAACTGCCCTAAAACCTGCAGCTGATGCGTTCGCAGTCATGTTTGTGTACGGATTAAACAACACACTGAGGTACTGAACTGATTTGGTATTCATGGTGTAAAACCTGAATATACGCCTGTTCTCCTTCAGCATTCAcaagctatttatttatttaagttaTTTTGGCAGCTTGTCAAATATTTGATGTCCAGTATTATTCCATGCTTTCTATATGcgtgtgtatttatatatgcaCGTATATATCCTGTGGCGGCAACACACCTTTTTGTGGTTAATGAGGTTTGATCTCTTGTCTCTGGACACGACACCTGCTGCCTCAGAGacgctgcagtctgcagaaCTGATGCAATAATCATTTCCTAGATGGATGAATTCAGTGTATGAAAAAATAGATCCCGCAGGTGAAGCGACTCCTGTTCAGGTGATGAATCCGTCTCTGAGGATCGTTCTCACGTCCGGAAATGTGTGAGGAGCgaaaagagaaaagagcttTTGATGAATCTGATTCCAAAATTAACGTCTTAttactgcccccccccccccccccgcaaatGAAAGCATCTTTAATTCAGCGCTTTCTTTGGCCTGAGCTCTTTGCACAAAAGGAGTCGAGTGTGTGGAGTGtgtatggagtgtgtgtgtattagtatGTTTTCCACGACCTGACAGGAGGCGATGCCTTCAGCATCTGACACATCTCAGTCTGCAGAGTGTTACGTGCTCCACGCTGAAGATAAAGGCTGAGAAACTAGAGGTGTGTTAGCTGAACTTAGCCTCAGTGtcgctttgagctaaatgctaacgtcagcatgctaacacgcatgctcacaatgacattgtgagcatgctgatgtttagcagttAGCATACAATGTTTACCATcaacatcttagtttagcatgttagcatgctaatctaATCACAAGTACAGCTCTGGAGACAAACTGACGTGTTGGACAAACTGGACAACAGTTtgtcctgatggtggcgctagatgaaagCAAACAGGATCATGGAGTGTAGAAATGAATCAAATCCAGTGCAGGCTGGACACACATTCAACCCGACCTTTGTGTCTTTGACAGACATTCCTTCCCTTTGTCTCCTTTTCCAGATACCATGTCTGTGTGACACTGCTGATCTACTTCCTGCCCCTTTGCATCATGGGATGGGCGTACACGACGGTGGGTGTCAGCCTCTGGGCCAGCGAGATTCCCGGAGACTCCTCCGAACACTACAAAGAGCAGCTTATTGCCAAACGCAAggtgatgcacacacacgcacgcacgcgcacacacacacacacacacacacacacacacacacacacacacacacacacacacacacacacacacacaccactgcagcCTCCTCAGTGTGGCCGTGCACTATCACTAAACACTATCATTTAATTTAATGGTTTTTTAATCCCCACGTGGAAACAAAAACATCGGAAAAGATTATTTTAAAGCCACCGCCGCTGCGGTCGCCTCCTCCgtgtttgtctgtcaggtgGTGAAGATGATGATCGTGGTCGTGTCTACCTTCGCTCTCTGCTGGCTGCCCTATCACATCTACTTCTTGCTGCACCAGTTCTTTCCCGACCTGTTCGAGCAGCGCTACA is drawn from Chaetodon trifascialis isolate fChaTrf1 chromosome 20, fChaTrf1.hap1, whole genome shotgun sequence and contains these coding sequences:
- the LOC139349076 gene encoding substance-P receptor-like — its product is MDSLYDATDFNGTNGTNASANCSDGFNQFIQPVWQITLWAVAYCSIVAVSVVGNMVVIWIILAHKRMRTVTNYFLVNLAFAEAGMSAFNTVINFTYAVHNVWYFGLVYCRFHNFFPIAAIFASIYSMTAIALDRYMAIIHPLKQRLTSTETRVVIGVIWLLALLLAFPQYYYSSIAQLPGRTVCYIDWPEYSIVEFKKIYHVCVTLLIYFLPLCIMGWAYTTVGVSLWASEIPGDSSEHYKEQLIAKRKVVKMMIVVVSTFALCWLPYHIYFLLHQFFPDLFEQRYMQQVYLAVMWLAMSSTMYNPIIYYCLNSR